Proteins encoded in a region of the Mucilaginibacter sabulilitoris genome:
- a CDS encoding RagB/SusD family nutrient uptake outer membrane protein translates to MKILKISSIIFLAIVATGCKKFLDLKPQSDISDFTFWQSANDYRLAANWFYNSSLDDPHYGGSYMNDNNSDIAFGTEVSSISSGKYVAPEQDDNWDNSYAAIRNANKLIEEGTTSSIKNDVKPFLGEGYFFRAYNYFRLLDLYGGVPIIDKVLQPTDPLVFSARASREAVVNFILGDLNNAITNLPVKGSAEKGRICKEAAQAFKARVCLFEGTWRKFHASGDGNALLDQAIAESKNVINSHAYSLNKTKSDSSYRLMFIDNYSMDNPETIVSKKYRTTINVNGWAYGVSWGNLNPTKAAADLYLCKDGLPIDKSPLFKGYDSARTEFRGRDPRMTQSLILPAIKIVRPQYDKYRPQWPGVDNNRNVNSGYMLYKFISQQATPGDGGGAFDWNIIRYGEVLAIYAEASYERNESISDADLDLSINLLRDRVNMPHLTNALVNANGLNMRSEIRRERTVELAFEGFRWDDLRRWKTAETILPKSVLSVKVTGSEWSKQVITLDGASYNSYFYNTPAAQLENGFKVLQPGSQRAFDVNKNYLLPIPTKQISLNPDKLKQNPGW, encoded by the coding sequence ATGAAAATACTTAAAATTTCCAGCATAATTTTTCTGGCCATCGTGGCTACGGGTTGTAAAAAGTTTCTTGATCTTAAACCACAATCCGATATTTCCGATTTCACATTCTGGCAATCTGCCAATGATTACCGTTTGGCAGCAAACTGGTTCTATAATTCTTCACTGGATGATCCTCATTACGGAGGGTCGTATATGAATGATAATAATTCGGACATTGCATTCGGAACTGAGGTTAGTTCAATAAGTTCTGGCAAGTATGTTGCGCCAGAACAAGATGATAATTGGGATAATAGCTATGCAGCTATTCGTAACGCAAATAAGTTGATAGAGGAAGGGACAACTTCTTCTATCAAAAACGACGTCAAGCCTTTCCTTGGTGAAGGATATTTCTTTCGTGCGTATAACTACTTCCGTCTTTTAGACCTATACGGGGGAGTTCCCATCATTGACAAGGTGTTACAACCAACCGATCCATTAGTATTTAGTGCTCGTGCCTCCCGTGAGGCCGTGGTGAACTTTATATTGGGTGATCTCAACAATGCAATAACCAACCTGCCGGTGAAGGGTAGCGCGGAAAAAGGCCGGATTTGCAAAGAAGCTGCCCAGGCCTTTAAGGCCCGTGTATGTCTCTTTGAAGGCACCTGGAGAAAATTTCATGCTTCAGGTGACGGAAACGCTTTGCTGGATCAGGCGATTGCAGAATCAAAAAACGTGATCAACAGCCACGCCTATTCATTAAACAAAACAAAAAGCGACTCGAGCTACCGGTTGATGTTTATCGACAACTACAGCATGGATAACCCGGAAACAATAGTCTCAAAAAAATATCGTACAACTATTAATGTGAATGGTTGGGCTTATGGCGTATCCTGGGGTAACCTCAATCCCACAAAAGCTGCTGCCGACCTGTATCTCTGCAAAGACGGGTTACCTATTGATAAATCTCCATTGTTTAAGGGGTATGATTCAGCCCGCACAGAGTTCCGTGGCCGGGACCCGCGAATGACGCAGTCTTTGATTCTGCCTGCTATAAAGATTGTTCGACCGCAATATGATAAGTACCGCCCTCAGTGGCCCGGAGTAGACAATAATCGAAATGTAAATTCCGGCTATATGTTGTATAAGTTTATATCTCAGCAGGCCACGCCTGGTGATGGCGGTGGCGCGTTCGACTGGAATATTATCCGCTATGGAGAAGTACTGGCGATTTATGCCGAGGCGTCTTACGAACGTAACGAATCAATTTCTGATGCAGATCTCGACTTATCTATAAATTTATTGCGTGATCGCGTTAACATGCCGCACCTCACCAATGCCCTGGTAAATGCCAATGGTCTGAACATGAGGTCGGAGATACGCCGGGAAAGAACAGTAGAATTAGCATTCGAAGGTTTTCGCTGGGATGACCTGCGCAGATGGAAGACAGCAGAAACAATACTGCCAAAATCTGTACTGAGTGTGAAAGTTACTGGATCGGAATGGTCTAAACAAGTGATTACGCTGGATGGTGCAAGCTATAATAGTTATTTTTATAACACCCCAGCCGCTCAGTTAGAGAATGGTTTTAAAGTATTGCAACCAGGTTCGCAACGGGCTTTCGATGTAAACAAAAATTATTTGTTGCCGATACCAACAAAGCAGATATCTCTAAATCCAGACAAACTCAAACAAAATCCGGGCTGGTAG
- a CDS encoding DUF3863 domain-containing protein: MNRRSFVKNTCLTGAGLLAGAHILNASPLGMLAPTQLIGGRFVTLCIMIRTTPWEVSRDVKLHPRDEEKWHTLEGVKNLREAFGTNNPEGRLTWGFTLNALEDKRNNYAQIREYTAYCQAKYGDEVTVFPGYFPAMYLPPARINKELSEALQIISDFVGRGYKPQSVIGGFLPAESLKYLAEKENIHVAQAVIWSQHNIDGGGADGSLSYPYYPSTEHFCKPGQNKKDIIDCVNLDGWSMDFICARQSGQTGHEITGYNSRRGVGPIETYKGWGLELGNMEVMHTQSIHFDKGFQLNGFGWVPNIWEAQLVYEFGMDFICSAMKKWVTDTLKRWPDTKWVSFGEFGNIWRKHYKNNDDYNYKFVERGCGLGDSYNNLEIRWFMNKAFRLALLHDWHHKTPEMVIDFTRYDLPVHEPTGARPDKPVKDWSLINRINQKGLRPEDKPVLLKELTDVEQELIYKYYPELKG, translated from the coding sequence ATGAATAGACGGTCATTCGTAAAGAATACTTGTTTAACGGGTGCGGGGTTGTTAGCCGGGGCGCATATACTTAACGCTTCACCCCTGGGCATGTTGGCACCAACCCAACTGATTGGGGGACGATTCGTCACCCTCTGCATTATGATCCGAACTACGCCCTGGGAAGTATCCAGAGATGTGAAACTGCATCCTCGTGACGAAGAAAAATGGCATACCCTGGAGGGTGTTAAAAACCTGCGTGAGGCCTTTGGCACCAATAACCCAGAAGGCCGTTTAACCTGGGGTTTTACACTGAATGCACTTGAAGATAAGCGTAATAATTATGCGCAAATCCGGGAGTATACGGCTTACTGCCAGGCGAAATATGGAGATGAGGTAACGGTGTTTCCAGGGTATTTTCCGGCAATGTACCTTCCGCCAGCGCGAATCAATAAAGAGTTATCCGAGGCCTTACAAATCATTTCAGATTTTGTTGGACGCGGCTATAAGCCACAATCTGTTATTGGCGGTTTTTTGCCGGCAGAGTCCTTGAAATATTTGGCTGAAAAGGAAAACATACATGTAGCCCAAGCGGTTATATGGAGTCAGCACAATATTGACGGTGGCGGAGCAGATGGTTCGCTATCCTATCCTTATTATCCTTCTACTGAACATTTTTGTAAACCGGGTCAGAATAAAAAAGATATTATAGATTGTGTGAACCTGGATGGATGGTCAATGGATTTTATCTGCGCACGGCAGAGTGGGCAAACTGGGCATGAAATAACTGGTTATAATAGCCGGCGCGGTGTAGGGCCAATAGAAACCTATAAAGGTTGGGGGCTGGAACTGGGGAACATGGAGGTAATGCATACCCAGTCAATACATTTTGATAAGGGATTCCAGCTAAATGGCTTTGGATGGGTGCCCAATATATGGGAAGCACAATTAGTGTATGAATTTGGAATGGATTTTATCTGCAGCGCGATGAAAAAATGGGTTACCGATACGTTGAAGCGGTGGCCGGACACCAAATGGGTAAGTTTTGGAGAATTTGGAAATATCTGGCGTAAGCATTATAAAAACAATGATGATTACAATTACAAATTCGTTGAGCGGGGCTGCGGACTGGGAGATTCGTATAACAATCTGGAAATCAGGTGGTTTATGAATAAAGCCTTTAGACTGGCCTTGTTGCATGACTGGCATCATAAGACCCCGGAAATGGTCATTGACTTCACGCGGTATGATTTGCCTGTGCATGAGCCAACAGGCGCGCGGCCAGATAAGCCCGTAAAGGACTGGAGCCTGATAAACCGGATCAACCAGAAGGGGCTGCGGCCAGAGGATAAACCCGTGTTGTTGAAAGAACTTACAGACGTAGAGCAGGAATTGATATACAAATATTACCCTGAGCTTAAGGGTTAG
- a CDS encoding DUF3863 domain-containing protein, whose product MKIKSLFQLSSLFLLLFFNAQAQQKKPKETSKLMGNRFLTLNAVIRVNQIEVSRNRNVGEDERALHTPERVKAFRNAVTEGFPGGKMTWALSWLALQDTTAAYQEIRKIVIGYHHQYGDEITFIPGAYFANAYNTTEQVNKDIHDALSIISKMVGNGYRPKSIVAGFLSSENQQYLAEKEGIHVCQGIIWSQFSIDNQDGDGSVCYPFYPSKEHFCKPAQNAADFVDCVNLDGWSVDFLAGRRAGFAEGFNSRMGVGPIETIGKYGKEIGLKEMIHTTAIHFDKGYELNGFGWVTNCWEVSLPMDVASLKDWLTQVRARWPDTRLITQGEFGLRWRAHYKMNTFNYRFVERGSGIGGSDADKEISWYMNKDFRLALLKNPGKDTSAKVIDFTNYTIPAKEPAEMTRKWSLLGEINQKQTRPQDKPIPIDSLSAASQVLISKDYPQLLSSPKKK is encoded by the coding sequence ATGAAAATCAAATCATTATTTCAATTATCCAGTTTGTTCCTGTTGCTTTTTTTTAATGCCCAGGCACAACAAAAAAAGCCAAAAGAAACATCAAAACTGATGGGTAACAGATTCCTTACATTAAATGCGGTTATCAGGGTGAACCAGATAGAAGTGTCCAGAAACCGCAATGTAGGGGAAGATGAACGGGCCCTGCACACCCCTGAAAGGGTAAAAGCTTTTAGAAATGCGGTAACGGAAGGTTTCCCCGGAGGTAAGATGACCTGGGCTTTAAGCTGGCTTGCCCTCCAGGATACCACCGCCGCATATCAGGAGATCAGGAAAATAGTAATAGGGTACCATCATCAATATGGTGATGAAATAACCTTTATACCAGGCGCTTACTTCGCAAACGCCTACAATACTACCGAACAGGTTAACAAGGATATTCATGATGCTCTTAGTATTATCAGCAAAATGGTAGGTAATGGTTACCGGCCAAAAAGCATTGTCGCTGGTTTCCTGTCTTCAGAAAACCAGCAATACCTGGCCGAAAAAGAAGGCATTCATGTATGCCAGGGAATTATATGGAGCCAGTTCAGCATTGACAATCAGGATGGAGATGGTTCTGTGTGTTACCCCTTTTACCCTTCAAAAGAACATTTCTGCAAACCGGCGCAAAACGCGGCAGATTTTGTTGATTGCGTAAACCTTGATGGCTGGTCGGTCGACTTTCTTGCGGGCAGAAGGGCTGGGTTTGCAGAGGGGTTTAACAGCAGGATGGGTGTTGGCCCCATTGAAACGATCGGCAAATACGGAAAGGAGATTGGTCTGAAAGAAATGATCCATACAACAGCTATTCATTTCGACAAAGGATATGAACTGAATGGCTTCGGGTGGGTAACCAATTGCTGGGAAGTGTCCCTACCAATGGATGTTGCATCGCTAAAAGACTGGTTGACCCAGGTCAGGGCGCGGTGGCCGGACACCAGGTTAATTACTCAAGGTGAGTTTGGTCTGAGGTGGCGCGCACATTACAAGATGAATACCTTCAATTACCGTTTTGTTGAAAGAGGTTCCGGTATCGGCGGTTCCGACGCCGATAAAGAGATCAGCTGGTATATGAATAAGGATTTTCGACTGGCATTGTTAAAAAACCCGGGAAAAGACACATCTGCCAAAGTGATCGATTTTACTAATTATACAATTCCGGCAAAAGAACCTGCGGAAATGACACGCAAATGGAGTCTTTTGGGCGAAATCAATCAAAAGCAGACACGCCCACAGGACAAGCCGATTCCGATTGATTCATTATCTGCGGCCAGCCAGGTATTAATTAGCAAGGATTATCCGCAGTTACTGAGCAGTCCAAAAAAGAAATAA